In a single window of the Luteolibacter yonseiensis genome:
- the ureA gene encoding urease subunit gamma translates to MHLTPRETEKLLIVVAGDLAQRRRARGLKLNYPETIALITAEIFEGARDGRSVSELMSYGTTLVKRDEVMEGVAEMIHDIQVEATFPDGTKLVTVHNPVR, encoded by the coding sequence ATGCACCTCACTCCGCGTGAAACCGAAAAGCTGCTCATCGTCGTCGCCGGCGATCTCGCCCAACGCCGCCGCGCGCGGGGGCTGAAGCTGAATTATCCGGAAACCATCGCCCTCATCACGGCGGAGATTTTCGAAGGCGCGCGTGACGGGAGGTCCGTCTCGGAACTGATGAGCTACGGCACCACCCTCGTGAAACGTGACGAGGTGATGGAAGGTGTCGCGGAAATGATCCACGACATCCAGGTCGAAGCCACCTTCCCGGATGGGACGAAACTGGTAACCGTTCACAATCCCGTCCGATGA
- a CDS encoding urease accessory protein UreF, producing the protein MTSDPMLWLLQANDTAYPSGSYAHSFGMEELVECGVIATPADLEAFLEKQILPALLTFEIPFFARAHAASNKCDAAALLEMDEELDAWRIPHELRDASRRIGSQRLELLCQLDPSPFILAHREACPRSHHLIVTSLELAAVPLAKAARAFAFQSIAGLAAASMKLMRIGQTSCQLITRRTLVRLGEKIDSALSEPPDGWFNPLLEIASLRHARANHRLFIS; encoded by the coding sequence ATGACCTCCGATCCCATGCTTTGGCTGCTTCAGGCGAATGATACTGCGTATCCGTCCGGGTCCTACGCGCACTCGTTCGGCATGGAGGAGCTTGTGGAGTGCGGGGTGATCGCGACGCCCGCGGATTTGGAGGCGTTTCTGGAGAAACAAATCCTGCCCGCGCTGCTGACGTTCGAGATTCCGTTCTTCGCACGTGCCCATGCGGCGTCCAACAAGTGCGATGCCGCCGCGTTGTTGGAGATGGACGAGGAACTGGACGCCTGGAGGATTCCCCATGAATTGCGGGACGCCTCCCGGCGCATCGGTTCACAGCGGCTTGAGCTGCTTTGCCAGCTTGATCCCTCGCCCTTCATTCTCGCGCATCGCGAGGCCTGTCCGCGAAGCCACCATTTGATCGTCACCTCGCTGGAACTGGCGGCGGTGCCATTGGCGAAAGCCGCCCGGGCGTTCGCGTTCCAGAGCATCGCCGGACTGGCGGCGGCGTCGATGAAGCTCATGCGCATCGGCCAGACGTCCTGCCAGCTCATCACCCGCCGGACACTTGTCAGGCTGGGCGAAAAAATCGATTCCGCATTATCAGAGCCACCGGATGGATGGTTCAACCCGCTTTTAGAAATCGCCTCACTCCGCCATGCCCGTGCCAACCACCGACTCTTCATTTCATAA
- a CDS encoding ATP synthase F0 subunit B, with protein sequence MLTTFDILAVATAHADSEGPLGEITRTFHITWPLLISQCVSFLIVAFLLKKFAFGPVQAMLEERRARIASGEEKLKVIERQLAESVQTTAAAIAKANDEAVRMVEEAKAGAATFSEQKAQEAISSAQNILAKAEAAAKADRDRLIAELKSEFGRMVALTTSQVTGKVLTDEDQKRINEDALAKVEG encoded by the coding sequence ATGCTTACGACTTTCGACATTCTAGCCGTTGCCACCGCCCACGCTGATTCCGAAGGGCCGTTGGGGGAGATCACACGCACTTTCCACATCACCTGGCCGCTGCTCATCTCGCAGTGTGTGAGTTTCCTGATCGTCGCATTCCTTCTCAAGAAATTCGCCTTCGGTCCTGTCCAGGCGATGCTTGAAGAGCGCCGCGCCCGCATCGCCTCCGGCGAGGAGAAGCTCAAGGTCATCGAACGCCAGCTGGCCGAGTCCGTGCAAACGACCGCCGCCGCCATCGCCAAGGCAAACGACGAAGCCGTCCGCATGGTTGAGGAAGCCAAGGCCGGTGCCGCCACATTCTCCGAGCAAAAGGCCCAGGAGGCCATTTCTTCCGCACAGAACATTCTCGCGAAAGCCGAGGCTGCCGCCAAAGCGGACCGCGACCGCCTGATCGCCGAACTGAAAAGCGAATTCGGCCGCATGGTCGCCCTCACCACCTCGCAGGTCACTGGAAAGGTCCTCACGGACGAAGACCAGAAGCGCATCAATGAAGACGCGCTCGCCAAGGTGGAAGGCTGA
- the ureG gene encoding urease accessory protein UreG: MPVPTTDSSFHKRPFRLGVGGPVGSGKTMCVLRLSQWLKDEISLAVITNDIYTREDAEFLLRAGVLPADRVRGVETGGCPHTAIRDDISMNMAAVRDLEAAHPDLKLILIESGGDNLSATFSPELVDAYIYVIDVAEGDKIPRKGGPAIRTSDLLLINKTELAPYVGADLEVMARDSKAQRGNRPFLFADLKSEKGKEDLLAWLKHEYLFV; this comes from the coding sequence ATGCCCGTGCCAACCACCGACTCTTCATTTCATAAACGTCCCTTCCGCCTCGGTGTCGGCGGTCCCGTGGGCTCAGGAAAAACCATGTGTGTGCTGCGGCTGTCGCAGTGGCTGAAGGATGAAATCTCCCTCGCCGTCATCACCAACGACATCTACACGCGGGAGGACGCCGAGTTCCTGCTTCGTGCGGGCGTGCTGCCCGCGGACCGGGTGCGTGGTGTGGAAACGGGCGGCTGCCCGCACACCGCGATCCGGGACGACATCAGCATGAACATGGCGGCGGTCAGGGATCTGGAAGCCGCGCATCCGGATCTGAAGCTGATTCTCATCGAGAGCGGTGGTGACAACCTGTCCGCCACGTTCTCGCCCGAACTCGTGGATGCCTACATCTATGTCATCGATGTGGCGGAGGGGGACAAGATCCCTCGCAAGGGTGGCCCGGCGATCCGGACAAGCGACCTCCTGCTCATCAACAAGACCGAACTCGCTCCGTATGTGGGTGCGGATCTGGAAGTGATGGCGCGTGACTCGAAGGCCCAGCGCGGGAACAGGCCGTTCCTGTTCGCGGATTTGAAATCGGAGAAGGGGAAAGAAGATCTGTTAGCGTGGTTGAAGCATGAGTATCTGTTCGTCTAA
- a CDS encoding urease accessory protein UreE: protein MHLITRLLADHSTLPAENQITLAAERRQFLKRRWRGVAEDGTEFGFDLESRLVDGGVIHHEDGRDYLVRQLPEKVYEVPYVSPDHAAHVAWKVGNLHLPAQIFPGSIRVLHDEAMTQLLEREGWDHGEPEVIFTPMKAMAHA, encoded by the coding sequence ATGCATCTCATCACGCGTCTTCTGGCGGACCACTCCACGCTGCCGGCGGAAAATCAAATCACCTTGGCCGCCGAGCGCCGTCAATTCCTGAAACGCCGCTGGCGTGGCGTCGCGGAAGATGGCACCGAGTTCGGCTTCGACCTCGAGAGCCGGCTCGTCGATGGCGGTGTGATCCATCATGAAGATGGCAGGGACTACCTTGTCAGGCAGTTGCCGGAAAAGGTGTATGAGGTGCCCTATGTCTCGCCCGACCATGCCGCCCATGTCGCATGGAAAGTGGGGAACCTGCACCTGCCAGCACAAATTTTTCCGGGCTCCATCCGTGTGTTGCACGATGAGGCGATGACACAGCTTCTGGAGAGGGAAGGTTGGGATCACGGCGAACCGGAAGTCATATTCACCCCGATGAAAGCCATGGCGCATGCCTGA
- a CDS encoding F0F1 ATP synthase subunit delta, which produces MKISKTAAAAARRLFGLCQTDGRLDEAKLRQVIERLVESKVRDYRSILAALHRLTRIDLERRKVTIESAVALDEASRQRVVAGLVEKYGNDLEVQYQVTPALLGGLRIRVGDDVFDGSVQGRIDRFAAAF; this is translated from the coding sequence ATGAAGATTTCCAAAACCGCCGCCGCAGCCGCCCGCCGTTTGTTCGGCCTTTGTCAAACAGATGGCCGCCTTGACGAGGCGAAACTGCGCCAGGTCATCGAGCGTTTGGTGGAATCCAAGGTCCGCGACTACCGCTCCATCCTCGCCGCGCTCCATCGCCTGACCCGCATCGACCTCGAGCGCCGCAAGGTGACCATCGAGAGCGCGGTCGCCCTGGACGAAGCCTCCCGCCAGCGTGTGGTTGCCGGTCTCGTTGAGAAATACGGCAACGATCTCGAAGTCCAGTATCAAGTCACGCCGGCCTTGCTCGGCGGCCTGCGCATCCGCGTGGGTGACGATGTCTTCGACGGTTCCGTCCAAGGCCGTATCGACCGCTTCGCAGCAGCATTCTAA
- a CDS encoding ATP synthase F0 subunit C: MITPILAELTGNLHVALAAVGAAVGIGLLGSKAAEATGRNPGAAGNILTLSIILAALIEGIVFFAIFLAR, encoded by the coding sequence ATGATCACTCCTATCCTCGCCGAACTGACCGGTAACCTGCACGTCGCTCTCGCCGCCGTTGGCGCCGCCGTCGGCATCGGCCTCCTCGGTTCCAAGGCTGCTGAAGCCACCGGCCGCAACCCAGGTGCGGCAGGTAACATCCTTACCCTCTCCATCATTCTTGCAGCGCTCATCGAAGGTATCGTGTTCTTCGCGATCTTCCTTGCCAGGTAA
- a CDS encoding urease accessory protein UreD, with protein MSICSSNWSAGFIPREPADRHDESSYPGIHPALPVSGSALSGHLDLRCELRADGVPVIARQSFRAPIHLSKSHVDEGRLVQSIVNPTAGFFDGDRLEMNVEVGGGAKLVLSTPSASRVYRTRSGGSAVCVQHFRVEGNAMLEWIPEPFIPHAGASYVQRTRIDLEPSASLLYFDWISPGRVAMGEVFAYQRLRWELDLTLGGRLIARERYDLAPGNESLEALRVKFPAAHYLSVYAAGGMAENWPARELDALTGVGVYLGHGPLAGGVNVIRALCCDSLSARRLLETIRPLLYGAAGVKPPSLGRIFC; from the coding sequence ATGAGTATCTGTTCGTCTAATTGGAGCGCGGGATTCATCCCGCGCGAACCGGCCGACCGGCACGATGAATCCAGCTATCCAGGGATTCATCCCGCGCTCCCGGTTTCGGGTTCCGCGCTCAGCGGGCATCTTGACCTCCGTTGCGAACTCCGTGCGGATGGCGTGCCGGTCATTGCCCGCCAGAGTTTCCGCGCGCCGATCCATTTGAGCAAATCCCATGTGGATGAGGGTCGTCTGGTGCAGAGCATCGTGAACCCGACGGCGGGGTTTTTCGATGGCGACCGGTTGGAAATGAACGTGGAGGTCGGCGGCGGTGCGAAACTGGTGCTGAGCACTCCGTCGGCGTCGCGGGTCTACCGGACGCGTTCGGGTGGGTCCGCGGTGTGCGTACAGCATTTCCGTGTGGAGGGGAACGCGATGTTGGAGTGGATTCCGGAGCCTTTCATCCCTCATGCGGGTGCGAGCTATGTCCAGCGGACACGGATCGACCTGGAGCCCTCCGCGAGCTTGCTGTATTTCGACTGGATTTCACCGGGGAGGGTGGCGATGGGGGAGGTGTTCGCCTATCAGCGGTTGCGATGGGAGCTGGACCTCACCTTGGGCGGCAGGCTCATCGCCCGGGAACGCTATGACCTGGCACCAGGAAACGAGAGTCTGGAGGCGCTGCGGGTGAAGTTTCCGGCGGCCCATTATCTCTCGGTGTATGCGGCGGGCGGAATGGCGGAAAACTGGCCCGCCCGGGAACTGGATGCCTTGACCGGAGTAGGCGTCTATCTGGGACATGGCCCTCTGGCCGGTGGAGTGAATGTGATCCGGGCGCTGTGCTGCGATAGTCTCTCTGCCAGAAGGCTGTTGGAAACGATCCGTCCCCTTCTGTATGGAGCGGCGGGAGTGAAACCACCCTCTCTCGGCCGGATTTTTTGTTAG
- the urtE gene encoding urea ABC transporter ATP-binding subunit UrtE, whose translation MPATLTEENLSISGLRVSIGGSAILRGIDLSIRPQSVFCLMGRNGVGKSTTLKALTGLYPIDSGKFELQGVDITRLGSADRARAGLGYVPQGRDIFPLLTVEENLFIGLNARGWKKDPAEIDRIFTLFPIIKEFLHRKGGMLSGGQQQQLAIGRALLTKPKLLILDEPTEGIQPNIIDQIGDAIKMLRAEGKMSILLVEQYLDFCKELGDDFAILERGAVAASGEMAALSDDIVREFLTV comes from the coding sequence ATGCCCGCCACCCTCACCGAGGAAAACCTCAGCATTTCCGGTCTCCGTGTCTCCATCGGCGGCAGCGCCATCCTGCGTGGCATCGACCTGAGCATCCGTCCTCAATCGGTTTTCTGCCTCATGGGGCGCAATGGCGTGGGCAAGAGTACGACTCTCAAGGCGCTTACCGGACTTTATCCCATCGACTCCGGAAAATTCGAATTGCAGGGCGTCGACATCACCCGGCTCGGCTCCGCGGACCGCGCCCGCGCGGGGCTCGGATATGTGCCCCAGGGAAGGGATATCTTCCCCCTCCTGACGGTTGAGGAAAACCTTTTCATTGGTCTCAATGCCCGCGGCTGGAAAAAAGACCCTGCTGAAATCGACCGGATTTTCACGTTGTTTCCCATCATCAAGGAATTCCTGCACCGCAAGGGTGGCATGCTGTCCGGCGGCCAGCAACAACAGCTCGCCATCGGCCGAGCGCTGCTGACGAAACCCAAGCTCCTCATTCTCGACGAGCCGACGGAAGGCATCCAGCCGAACATCATCGACCAGATCGGCGACGCCATCAAGATGCTCCGCGCCGAAGGCAAGATGAGCATCCTGCTGGTGGAGCAATATCTGGATTTCTGCAAGGAGCTCGGCGATGACTTCGCGATCCTCGAACGCGGAGCGGTCGCGGCCTCCGGAGAAATGGCGGCACTGAGCGATGACATCGTCCGGGAGTTCCTGACCGTCTGA
- a CDS encoding TM2 domain-containing protein gives MSTEPVQIAPPGSGIPGADKKLVAGLLGILLGGLGVHKFYLGYTKEGLIMLLGTLCTCGIAGIVIGPIGLIEGILYLAKSDEEFLTTYVNNKRGWF, from the coding sequence ATGTCCACAGAACCTGTTCAAATAGCGCCTCCTGGCAGCGGGATCCCGGGTGCGGATAAAAAGCTTGTCGCCGGACTGTTGGGAATCCTGCTCGGTGGATTGGGAGTTCACAAATTCTATCTGGGCTATACGAAGGAAGGCCTGATCATGCTTCTCGGCACCCTCTGCACGTGTGGTATCGCCGGAATCGTCATCGGGCCGATCGGCCTGATCGAAGGCATCCTTTATCTCGCCAAAAGTGACGAAGAATTTCTAACCACCTATGTGAACAATAAAAGAGGATGGTTCTGA
- a CDS encoding HAD family hydrolase gives MTALPHPPTPTAILSFDFDGTLHHPSEQPPVPIAFFQTIRKLREEQGIVWGINTGRSMAQMAEGFVESGFPFLPDWVVAREREIYFPTPSGRWLPDAEWNNRCEKEIHGLFKHAEKLLAHLRHEIEQHTGAQWIEFEGDPAGVISKTEEEMEWIVDHIGPIVAAEPHLSWQRNSIYLRFGHRDFQKGSSLTHVAGRYQLPADRRFAIGDSHNDLEMLDMTNAGMTACPANSVADILRKVVGNGGYIARSTHARGAIEALNHYFLPKKND, from the coding sequence ATGACCGCGCTTCCGCACCCGCCCACACCGACAGCCATCCTGTCCTTCGACTTCGACGGCACCTTGCACCACCCCTCGGAACAGCCGCCGGTGCCGATCGCGTTTTTCCAAACCATCCGAAAACTCCGCGAGGAACAAGGCATCGTCTGGGGCATCAACACCGGCCGCTCCATGGCACAGATGGCCGAGGGATTCGTCGAAAGCGGTTTCCCCTTCCTGCCGGACTGGGTGGTCGCCCGTGAACGTGAGATTTATTTCCCGACTCCATCCGGCAGATGGCTGCCGGACGCGGAATGGAACAATCGCTGCGAGAAGGAAATCCACGGCCTCTTCAAGCACGCGGAAAAACTCCTCGCCCATCTGCGCCACGAGATCGAGCAACACACGGGAGCCCAGTGGATCGAATTCGAAGGGGATCCCGCCGGTGTCATTTCCAAGACGGAGGAGGAAATGGAGTGGATTGTCGATCACATCGGACCGATCGTCGCGGCCGAGCCGCATCTCTCATGGCAGCGGAACTCCATCTACCTGCGCTTCGGTCACCGGGACTTCCAGAAAGGCAGCTCGCTCACCCATGTCGCCGGGCGTTACCAACTCCCGGCGGACCGTCGGTTCGCCATCGGTGACAGCCATAACGATCTGGAAATGCTGGACATGACAAATGCCGGAATGACAGCCTGCCCGGCGAATTCGGTCGCGGATATATTGCGGAAAGTGGTCGGCAATGGTGGCTACATCGCCCGATCCACGCATGCGCGGGGTGCCATCGAGGCTCTCAACCACTACTTTTTGCCCAAAAAAAATGACTAA
- the ureC gene encoding urease subunit alpha: MKQSRKNYAATFGPTVGDRVRLADTELFIEVERDLITEVSGYGNEVKFGGGKVIRDGMAQSCLATDAESLDLVITNALILDSAHGVIKADIGIKHGRIAGIGHAGNPMLQDGITMIIGAGTEVIAGEGCIITAGGIDTHIHFICPQQIEHAIASGVTTLIGGGTGPAHGTYATTCTPGIWNMHRMLETADSFPVNLGFLGKGNCSSPEPLREQVLAGAIGLKLHEDWGTTPAAIDTCLSVADELDVQVAIHTDTLNEAGFVESTLAAFKGRTIHTYHSEGAGGGHAPDIIRVCGEANVLPSSTNPTRPFTVNTIDEHLDMLMVCHHLDSKIPEDVAFAESRIRPETIAAEDLLHDLGAISMMSSDSQAMGRIGEVITRTWQTAHKMKVQFGKLEGDSHPAADNFRALRYVSKYTICPALTHGIAHEVGSIEVGKLADLVIWKPAFFGVKPETILKSGFIAWANMGDPNASIPTPQPMMYRPQFGAFGKTIASTSVTFVSQAAHSSGDLEKLGLQKRLVPVKGCRSITKADLPFNNAMPEITVDPDTYTVTADGRELRCEPMSVLPMAQRYYLF, from the coding sequence ATGAAACAATCACGTAAAAACTACGCCGCCACCTTCGGGCCGACCGTCGGCGACCGTGTCCGTCTGGCGGACACGGAGCTTTTCATCGAGGTCGAGCGCGATCTCATCACCGAGGTTTCCGGTTATGGAAACGAGGTGAAATTCGGCGGTGGAAAAGTCATCCGGGACGGCATGGCGCAGTCCTGTCTCGCTACGGATGCGGAGTCGCTGGACCTCGTCATCACGAACGCGCTCATCCTCGACTCCGCGCATGGGGTCATCAAGGCGGACATCGGCATCAAGCACGGGCGCATCGCGGGCATCGGCCATGCCGGGAATCCCATGCTGCAGGATGGCATCACCATGATCATCGGAGCGGGTACGGAGGTCATCGCGGGGGAGGGGTGCATCATCACCGCCGGGGGCATCGACACACACATCCATTTCATCTGTCCGCAACAGATCGAGCACGCCATCGCCAGCGGAGTGACCACGCTCATCGGCGGGGGGACGGGTCCCGCGCACGGGACCTATGCCACCACCTGCACACCGGGCATCTGGAACATGCACCGCATGCTGGAGACGGCGGATTCCTTCCCTGTGAATCTCGGGTTTCTGGGGAAAGGAAACTGTTCGTCACCCGAACCTCTTCGCGAGCAGGTGCTGGCGGGGGCCATCGGACTGAAGCTTCATGAGGACTGGGGCACGACCCCGGCCGCGATCGATACCTGCCTGTCGGTGGCCGACGAGCTGGACGTGCAGGTCGCCATCCACACGGATACCTTGAACGAGGCGGGCTTTGTGGAAAGCACCCTCGCGGCGTTCAAGGGGCGCACCATCCACACCTATCACTCCGAAGGCGCGGGCGGTGGTCACGCGCCGGACATCATCCGGGTCTGCGGCGAGGCCAACGTACTCCCTTCCTCCACGAATCCGACCCGTCCGTTCACGGTCAACACCATCGACGAACATCTCGACATGCTCATGGTGTGCCACCACCTCGACTCCAAGATCCCCGAGGATGTGGCGTTCGCTGAAAGCCGGATCCGTCCCGAGACCATCGCGGCGGAGGATCTGCTGCACGACCTCGGCGCGATTTCCATGATGTCCTCGGATTCGCAGGCCATGGGGCGCATCGGCGAGGTCATCACCCGCACCTGGCAGACCGCGCACAAGATGAAGGTCCAGTTCGGGAAATTGGAAGGTGACTCGCACCCTGCGGCCGACAATTTCCGCGCCCTGAGATATGTTTCGAAATACACCATCTGTCCGGCGCTCACCCACGGCATCGCGCACGAGGTGGGCAGCATCGAGGTCGGGAAACTCGCGGACCTCGTGATATGGAAGCCCGCCTTCTTCGGTGTGAAGCCGGAGACCATTCTGAAAAGCGGTTTCATCGCGTGGGCGAACATGGGCGATCCGAACGCGTCCATCCCCACTCCGCAGCCGATGATGTACCGTCCGCAGTTCGGCGCGTTCGGGAAAACGATCGCCTCCACCTCCGTCACCTTCGTGAGCCAGGCCGCCCACTCATCCGGTGATTTGGAAAAGCTAGGATTGCAAAAGCGCCTCGTCCCGGTGAAGGGCTGCCGCAGCATCACCAAGGCGGATCTTCCTTTCAACAACGCCATGCCGGAAATCACGGTGGATCCGGATACCTACACCGTCACCGCCGATGGTCGGGAGCTCCGTTGCGAGCCGATGTCCGTGCTTCCCATGGCCCAGCGATATTATCTATTCTAG
- the atpB gene encoding F0F1 ATP synthase subunit A, translating to MISASAAAEVHDHLPAYAEEILKIGPFVVTNSMLMVWIVAAFIIVIAQLATKKMNSIPSGLQNVVEWLVESLYDFLGTILGKDLTKRTFWFFGTIFILILFTNWFGLIPGVGTVGWLLEGEGVDHHDVFRPFLRGGNADMNMTAAMAFTFAALWFYWAITENGLKGFLAHIFAPKGKFGGIMAVMMLVVFGFVGLLEIISILFRPVALSFRLYGNIFAGENILENMMLMGGKWLAWLPPLPFYFLELLVGLIQALVFMLLTAVFLKLICDHGDHHDEEEGHSH from the coding sequence ATGATCTCCGCATCCGCGGCAGCGGAGGTTCACGATCATCTTCCGGCATACGCCGAAGAGATTCTCAAAATCGGGCCATTCGTCGTGACCAACTCGATGCTGATGGTCTGGATCGTCGCCGCGTTCATCATCGTCATCGCGCAGCTGGCGACGAAGAAGATGAATTCCATCCCAAGCGGCCTGCAAAACGTCGTCGAGTGGTTGGTGGAAAGCCTCTATGACTTCCTCGGCACGATCCTTGGAAAAGATCTGACCAAGCGCACCTTCTGGTTCTTCGGGACCATCTTCATCCTCATCCTGTTCACGAACTGGTTCGGTCTCATCCCCGGTGTCGGCACCGTGGGCTGGCTTTTGGAAGGCGAGGGCGTGGATCATCACGATGTGTTCCGCCCGTTCCTGCGCGGTGGCAACGCCGACATGAACATGACCGCCGCCATGGCATTCACTTTCGCCGCCCTGTGGTTCTACTGGGCCATCACTGAAAACGGCCTCAAGGGATTCCTCGCCCACATTTTCGCGCCGAAAGGCAAGTTCGGCGGAATCATGGCGGTGATGATGCTGGTGGTCTTCGGATTTGTCGGACTTCTGGAAATCATCTCCATCCTTTTCCGCCCGGTCGCTCTTTCCTTCCGTCTCTACGGCAACATCTTCGCCGGTGAGAATATCCTGGAAAACATGATGCTGATGGGTGGCAAGTGGCTCGCCTGGCTGCCTCCGCTTCCATTCTATTTCCTCGAGCTCCTCGTCGGCCTGATCCAGGCGCTGGTCTTCATGCTCCTCACCGCGGTGTTCCTCAAGCTGATCTGCGATCACGGCGACCACCACGACGAAGAAGAAGGCCACTCCCACTGA
- a CDS encoding urease subunit beta — protein sequence MIPGEIITPPDAPDLELNPGLATTSVVVANTGDRPVQVGSHFHFAEINSALHFDRGAARGFRLDIPAGTAIRFEPGDTREVPLVAFAGTREVYGLNNLVNGKL from the coding sequence ATGATCCCTGGAGAAATCATTACCCCGCCCGACGCGCCGGACCTGGAACTGAATCCGGGGCTCGCCACGACATCCGTGGTGGTGGCGAACACGGGTGACCGTCCGGTGCAGGTCGGCAGCCACTTCCATTTCGCGGAGATCAATTCCGCACTCCACTTCGATCGCGGTGCCGCCCGTGGCTTCCGGTTGGACATTCCCGCCGGCACCGCCATCCGCTTCGAGCCGGGTGATACCCGCGAGGTTCCGCTGGTCGCGTTCGCAGGCACCCGTGAGGTTTACGGACTGAACAATCTCGTGAACGGAAAGTTGTAA
- the urtA gene encoding urea ABC transporter substrate-binding protein: MISKLIPAALAAITLSGASAIAEETVKVGVLHSLSGTMAISETSLRDVLLFTFDEINAKGGVLGKKIEPVVADGASNWPLFAEKAKQLLDKDKVSVTFGCWTSVSRKSVLPVFEEKKGLLFYPVQYEGEEMSPNIFYTAEAVNQQATPAVDYLLAEGKKKFYLLGSDYVYPQTTNLVLLEYLLSKGVPIENIGGGFTKDGSGKIISAGKYTPFGHTDYQQIVSEIKQFCASGDAAIISTLNGDTNVPFFKEYAAAGLTAETAPVVSFSISEDEFRGLPAKQLVGQLGCWTYFQSIKSPANAKFTKDFQAWLAKSDVPGIVKEGRVTCSPMVLSYNGVYLWKAAVEKAKSFDPEKVMAALESGITFDGPGGTVTSQKNHHLTKNVFIGESKADGQFKILKEFKNVVGEPFLKGTFK; encoded by the coding sequence ATGATCTCGAAACTCATCCCCGCCGCACTTGCTGCGATCACACTTTCCGGTGCTTCCGCCATCGCGGAGGAAACCGTCAAGGTCGGTGTCCTCCACTCGCTTTCCGGCACCATGGCCATCAGCGAGACATCCCTCCGCGATGTCCTCCTCTTCACCTTCGACGAAATCAACGCCAAGGGCGGCGTGTTGGGCAAGAAGATCGAACCGGTTGTCGCGGATGGCGCGTCGAACTGGCCTCTCTTCGCCGAAAAGGCGAAGCAGCTGCTGGACAAGGACAAGGTGTCCGTGACCTTCGGTTGCTGGACTTCGGTTTCTCGCAAATCCGTCCTCCCGGTGTTCGAGGAGAAGAAAGGTCTTCTCTTCTATCCGGTCCAGTATGAGGGCGAGGAAATGTCGCCGAACATCTTCTACACCGCGGAAGCCGTCAACCAGCAGGCAACGCCCGCCGTCGACTACCTCCTCGCGGAAGGAAAGAAGAAGTTCTACCTCCTCGGCTCCGACTATGTCTATCCACAGACCACGAACCTCGTCCTGCTCGAGTATCTCCTCAGCAAGGGCGTGCCGATTGAAAACATCGGCGGTGGTTTCACCAAGGATGGCTCCGGCAAGATCATTTCCGCCGGAAAATACACTCCGTTCGGCCACACCGATTACCAACAAATCGTTTCCGAGATCAAACAGTTCTGTGCTTCCGGGGATGCCGCCATCATCAGCACCCTGAACGGCGACACCAACGTCCCGTTCTTCAAGGAATACGCCGCCGCCGGCCTCACCGCCGAAACCGCCCCCGTCGTTTCCTTCTCGATCTCGGAAGACGAGTTCCGCGGACTGCCCGCGAAACAACTCGTCGGCCAGCTCGGTTGCTGGACCTACTTCCAATCCATCAAGAGCCCTGCGAACGCGAAGTTCACCAAGGACTTCCAAGCGTGGCTCGCCAAGTCCGACGTTCCCGGCATCGTCAAGGAAGGCCGCGTGACCTGTTCGCCGATGGTTCTGTCCTACAACGGTGTCTACCTCTGGAAGGCCGCTGTGGAAAAGGCCAAGAGCTTCGATCCTGAGAAGGTCATGGCCGCCCTCGAGTCCGGCATCACCTTCGATGGTCCCGGCGGCACCGTCACCAGCCAGAAGAACCACCACCTCACCAAGAACGTCTTCATCGGCGAGTCCAAGGCGGATGGCCAGTTCAAGATCCTCAAGGAATTCAAGAACGTCGTTGGCGAACCATTCCTCAAAGGCACCTTCAAATAA
- a CDS encoding HU family DNA-binding protein — MPTHGSILRNVAAMNKAELIDAIQIALGKDATKRAADEALEAVLSSIAKGVKKDQKVQIIGFGTFEVKKRAARQGRNPKTGEAMKIAASQSVGFKPSSVFKSSL, encoded by the coding sequence TTGCCAACCCACGGGAGCATTCTCAGAAACGTCGCTGCCATGAATAAAGCTGAATTGATTGATGCCATCCAAATCGCCCTCGGAAAAGACGCCACGAAGCGCGCCGCCGACGAAGCACTCGAAGCCGTTCTCTCCTCGATCGCCAAAGGCGTGAAGAAGGATCAGAAAGTCCAAATCATTGGATTCGGCACTTTTGAAGTGAAAAAACGTGCCGCACGCCAAGGCCGCAACCCGAAAACCGGTGAAGCCATGAAGATCGCCGCATCGCAGTCGGTCGGCTTCAAGCCATCTTCCGTTTTCAAGAGCAGCCTGTGA